One region of Rhizobium sp. WYJ-E13 genomic DNA includes:
- a CDS encoding cytochrome c has product MISDNDRKTPVEIAVARHRRWWLAIVVLILLGLVYYLVFVNQYVVAFVSPKDHFMHGSIGSETATGPPYWVFKALPVMYSDKLGPEGWGRFGFLYEKPDDDLPIGVSRRVVSGVERVWLNCSVCHVGTYRLPGDPVRHLIPGAPSNNLRLQEFISFFIDVGRDPGFTADALIATIDSPKVGGDLNIFERLIYRYVVFPRVKSAFLDLGTQLDFVKRQEQWGPGRVDTFNPYKALQFNFPMDEAHISGAALNGSSDYPAIWRQRPREGMNLHWDGNNDSVAERNLSAALGAGVTPVTVDRASIARIEGWMWDLPSPPFPVADRIDQAKATEGKTLFLQYCADCHGFKDASGYSYDRQRFTRLGKTVPLAEIGTDVGRWTSYTENFAAEQNLLYAGYPWRFSRFHKTDGYANHPLDGIWARSPYLHNGSVPTLRDLLEPSARRPSVWSRGSDEFDLAKVGYRSDQSAGGDLFRYDTTRPGNANTGHEGYRYGTELPDAAKDALVEYMKTL; this is encoded by the coding sequence ATGATCAGCGACAACGACCGCAAGACGCCCGTCGAGATTGCCGTTGCCCGCCACCGGCGCTGGTGGCTGGCGATCGTCGTGCTGATCTTGCTCGGGCTCGTCTACTATCTGGTTTTCGTCAACCAATATGTTGTCGCCTTCGTCAGTCCGAAGGACCATTTCATGCATGGTTCGATCGGCAGCGAGACGGCGACGGGACCGCCCTATTGGGTCTTCAAGGCCCTGCCGGTCATGTATTCCGACAAGCTCGGGCCGGAAGGCTGGGGCCGTTTCGGCTTCCTCTACGAAAAGCCGGATGACGACCTTCCGATCGGGGTGTCGCGCCGCGTGGTCTCAGGCGTCGAGCGGGTCTGGCTCAACTGTTCCGTCTGTCATGTCGGCACCTATCGCCTGCCCGGCGATCCGGTTCGCCATCTCATTCCCGGCGCGCCTTCCAATAATCTGCGCCTGCAGGAATTCATCAGTTTCTTCATCGATGTCGGCCGCGATCCCGGCTTTACCGCGGATGCGCTGATTGCGACGATCGACAGTCCCAAGGTCGGCGGCGACCTCAATATCTTCGAGCGGCTGATCTACCGCTACGTCGTCTTCCCGCGGGTCAAGAGCGCTTTCCTCGACCTCGGCACCCAACTCGATTTCGTCAAGCGCCAGGAGCAATGGGGGCCGGGGCGCGTGGACACGTTCAACCCCTACAAGGCGCTGCAGTTCAACTTTCCGATGGACGAGGCCCATATCAGCGGAGCGGCGTTGAACGGCTCCTCCGACTATCCCGCCATCTGGCGCCAGCGCCCGCGCGAAGGCATGAACCTCCATTGGGACGGCAACAACGATTCCGTCGCCGAACGGAACCTGAGTGCCGCACTTGGCGCCGGTGTCACCCCCGTGACGGTCGACCGGGCGTCGATCGCGCGCATCGAAGGCTGGATGTGGGATCTGCCTTCGCCGCCGTTCCCCGTCGCCGACAGGATCGATCAGGCGAAGGCGACGGAGGGCAAGACGCTCTTCCTGCAGTATTGCGCCGATTGCCACGGCTTCAAGGATGCGAGCGGCTACAGCTACGACAGGCAGCGCTTCACGCGCCTCGGCAAGACGGTTCCGCTTGCCGAGATCGGCACTGATGTCGGACGCTGGACCTCCTATACGGAAAATTTCGCCGCCGAGCAGAACCTGCTCTATGCCGGCTATCCCTGGCGCTTCAGCCGTTTCCACAAGACGGACGGTTATGCCAACCACCCGCTCGACGGCATCTGGGCGCGCTCGCCCTATCTGCACAACGGCTCGGTGCCGACCTTGCGCGACCTGCTCGAGCCGAGCGCCAGGCGGCCATCCGTCTGGTCGCGCGGCAGCGACGAGTTCGACCTTGCCAAGGTGGGCTATCGCTCGGACCAGTCGGCGGGCGGCGATCTCTTTCGCTACGACACGACGCGGCCCGGCAACGCCAATACCGGCCATGAAGGATATCGCTACGGCACGGAACTGCCGGACGCGGCAAAAGACGCCCTCGTCGAATATATGAAAACGCTATGA
- a CDS encoding sugar transferase, with product MKRAVDLFLALVAALILIIPIGIVALCVRLTSPGPALYWSNRVGRGNRIFQMPKFRSMRIDTPTVATHLLDDPSRYLTPIGGFLRKSSLDELPQLWCILKGDMSFVGPRPALYNQDDLIALRTAEGVDALMPGLTGWAQVNGRDELPIPEKVKFDVDYLQRRSFFMDMRILAMTVGKVLGSKGITH from the coding sequence GTGAAGCGGGCAGTGGATCTTTTTCTGGCTCTGGTGGCAGCCCTGATCCTGATCATTCCGATCGGCATCGTGGCGCTGTGTGTACGCCTGACGTCACCTGGACCCGCGCTTTATTGGTCGAACCGGGTCGGGCGCGGCAACAGGATCTTCCAGATGCCGAAATTCCGCAGCATGCGGATCGACACGCCGACGGTTGCCACGCATCTGCTCGATGATCCCTCCCGCTACCTGACGCCGATTGGCGGCTTCCTGCGCAAGTCGAGCCTCGATGAACTGCCGCAGCTCTGGTGCATCCTGAAGGGCGATATGAGCTTCGTCGGCCCGCGCCCGGCGCTCTATAATCAGGACGACCTGATCGCACTGCGCACGGCCGAAGGCGTCGATGCGCTGATGCCGGGTCTGACGGGCTGGGCGCAGGTCAACGGCCGCGACGAGCTGCCAATTCCCGAAAAGGTGAAGTTCGACGTTGATTATCTGCAGCGCCGCTCCTTCTTCATGGATATGCGCATTCTGGCGATGACTGTCGGCAAGGTATTGGGCAGCAAGGGCATAACCCATTGA
- a CDS encoding NADH:flavin oxidoreductase, with product MHPDSQYTHADNAAVIFNELTFRSLRVKNRLFRSNISGQFDDYNGHGGHARLNWEEKFARGGIGCIISSFTPVSVRGRILVRYAMIDNDDKIPFWREVGNRVHAYDCRFIMQLSHSGRQQDMGGVENLFNKGLSSTNKSDYFHGLLAQAMTKPEIAEVVEQFAQGARRARQAGLDGVELHGANGYLLTQFLSSGINDRTDEYGGGWEGRARFVLEIVRAIRREVGQDFHLQMKINGVDHNDWLYPWIGKGNTLDETVKICTMLLDGGKGVDSFHISSGSTFPHPRNPAGDLPLNDLHRWYDGMLSQGTRAPMNYAIFSNPILGRAFQALWRWRRGKVIEGINLDYARAVSEEIGKIAPDIRVLCTGGFQHADRIADAIRSKACDGVTMARPLVANNDLPDILTRQNGPEKECTYCNKCLLNDLENPLGCYDLSRFDGNSFEERYDRMIKQVMSVYEPPTFQ from the coding sequence ATGCATCCAGATAGTCAGTATACACATGCCGATAACGCGGCGGTTATTTTCAACGAACTGACGTTCCGTTCCCTGCGCGTCAAGAACCGTCTGTTCCGATCGAATATTTCCGGCCAGTTCGACGACTATAACGGCCACGGCGGCCACGCTCGATTGAACTGGGAGGAGAAGTTTGCGCGCGGCGGCATCGGCTGCATCATCTCCTCTTTCACGCCGGTCTCGGTGCGCGGCCGCATCCTTGTGCGTTACGCGATGATCGACAATGACGACAAGATCCCGTTCTGGCGCGAAGTCGGCAATCGCGTTCATGCTTATGACTGTCGGTTCATCATGCAGCTCAGCCATTCCGGCCGCCAGCAGGACATGGGCGGTGTCGAGAACCTGTTCAACAAGGGCTTGAGCTCGACCAACAAGAGCGACTATTTCCATGGGCTGCTCGCCCAGGCGATGACGAAGCCCGAAATCGCCGAAGTGGTGGAACAGTTCGCGCAAGGGGCGCGGCGCGCCCGGCAGGCGGGGCTCGACGGTGTCGAGCTTCACGGCGCCAACGGCTATCTGCTGACGCAGTTCCTGAGCTCCGGCATCAACGACCGGACGGACGAATACGGCGGCGGCTGGGAGGGCAGGGCACGTTTCGTGCTTGAAATCGTCAGGGCGATCCGCCGCGAGGTCGGTCAGGATTTTCACCTGCAGATGAAGATCAACGGCGTCGACCACAATGACTGGCTCTATCCCTGGATCGGCAAGGGCAACACGCTTGACGAGACGGTGAAGATCTGCACGATGCTGCTCGACGGCGGCAAGGGCGTCGATTCCTTCCACATATCGAGCGGTTCGACCTTCCCCCATCCGCGCAATCCGGCCGGCGACCTGCCGCTGAACGACCTGCACCGCTGGTATGACGGCATGCTCTCGCAGGGCACGCGGGCGCCGATGAACTATGCGATCTTTTCCAATCCGATCCTGGGGCGCGCCTTTCAGGCCCTGTGGCGGTGGCGTCGGGGCAAGGTCATCGAAGGCATCAATCTCGACTATGCGCGCGCTGTCTCCGAGGAAATCGGCAAGATCGCTCCTGACATCAGGGTTCTCTGTACCGGCGGATTCCAGCATGCCGACAGGATCGCCGACGCGATCCGCTCCAAGGCTTGCGACGGTGTGACAATGGCGCGTCCATTGGTTGCCAACAATGACCTGCCGGACATCCTGACCAGACAGAACGGCCCGGAAAAGGAATGCACCTATTGCAACAAATGTCTTCTCAACGACCTCGAAAACCCGCTCGGCTGCTATGACCTCAGTCGCTTCGACGGGAACAGTTTCGAGGAGCGTTATGACAGGATGATCAAGCAGGTCATGTCCGTTTACGAGCCGCCGACCTTCCAGTGA
- a CDS encoding nucleoside-diphosphate sugar epimerase/dehydratase codes for MHDDPSSDGSKTSRSWMSMQALVGPLLAMPRPAKRILALIVDSSLCVLTIWLAYCFRLNEWTVLTGVQWLAVLVSLCLALPIFIVMGMYRAIFRYAGIAAFLAVLKAIAIYGVAFATIFTALSVPGIPRTVGILQPFLLLIAIGLSRLGIRYWLGDTYQRILHKGAMAKVLIYGAGSSGRQLAAALTNSAELNVVGYLDDDPKLKGGIMGGLPIYDPSDLTELVQTLNVHNVLLALPSASRQRRNEILEQIRKSRVNVRTLPDMTALAQGRIAVSDIRELEIEDLLGREAVAPRQELLDKATLGKVVMVTGAGGSIGSELCRQILRSGPTHLVLVEQNEYALYAIHGELQKLSELYEQQTVQIVPILCSVRDRDRMEHIIMSWRPQALYHAAAYKHVPLVEQNAVEGIKNNVMGTLITAQAAEKYGVSNFVLISTDKAVRPTNVMGASKRLAEMVLQALASECAAGRTHTNFSMVRFGNVLGSSGSVVPLFRQQIRDGGPVTLTHPDITRYFMTISEASQLVIQAGAMADGGDVFLLDMGEPVRIADLARRMIDLSGLTLRSDDNPEGDIELSVTGLRPGEKLYEELLIGDNPETTEHPRIMKAREDFLFWPELSKRLKVLDAALDRNDIPAARLMLAELVSGYASTGEMTDLALSAAEATTAA; via the coding sequence ATGCATGATGATCCCTCGAGCGACGGATCAAAGACCAGCCGGTCCTGGATGTCGATGCAGGCACTGGTTGGACCACTATTGGCGATGCCGCGTCCGGCCAAGCGTATTCTTGCGCTGATCGTCGATTCCAGCCTCTGTGTTCTCACCATCTGGCTCGCCTATTGTTTCCGCCTGAACGAATGGACAGTGCTGACGGGCGTGCAGTGGCTCGCGGTTCTCGTGTCGCTGTGTCTGGCGCTGCCGATCTTCATCGTCATGGGCATGTACCGGGCGATCTTCCGCTATGCCGGCATTGCCGCTTTCCTGGCAGTGCTGAAGGCGATTGCAATCTATGGCGTTGCCTTCGCGACGATCTTCACGGCGCTCAGCGTTCCCGGCATCCCGCGTACGGTCGGTATCCTGCAGCCCTTCCTGCTGCTGATCGCGATCGGCCTTTCGCGCCTCGGCATCCGCTACTGGCTGGGCGATACCTATCAGCGCATCCTGCACAAGGGTGCGATGGCAAAGGTGCTGATTTATGGCGCGGGCAGCTCCGGCCGGCAGCTTGCCGCCGCGCTGACCAACAGCGCCGAGCTCAACGTCGTCGGTTATCTCGATGACGACCCGAAGCTCAAGGGCGGCATCATGGGCGGCCTTCCGATCTATGATCCCTCCGACCTGACCGAGCTTGTCCAGACGCTGAACGTTCACAACGTGCTCCTGGCTCTGCCCTCGGCATCGCGCCAGCGGCGCAACGAGATCCTCGAGCAGATCCGCAAGTCCAGGGTGAATGTCCGTACGCTGCCGGACATGACGGCACTGGCGCAGGGCCGCATCGCCGTTTCCGACATTCGTGAACTCGAAATCGAAGACCTGCTCGGTCGAGAGGCCGTGGCGCCGCGCCAGGAGCTGCTCGATAAGGCGACGCTGGGCAAGGTGGTGATGGTGACCGGCGCCGGCGGCTCGATCGGCAGCGAGCTCTGCCGCCAGATCCTGCGCAGCGGCCCGACGCATCTCGTCCTCGTCGAGCAGAACGAATATGCGCTTTACGCGATCCATGGCGAGCTGCAGAAGCTTTCGGAACTTTACGAGCAGCAGACGGTACAGATCGTGCCGATCCTCTGTTCGGTTCGCGACCGCGACCGCATGGAGCATATCATCATGAGCTGGCGGCCGCAGGCGCTCTATCATGCCGCCGCCTACAAGCACGTGCCGCTCGTCGAGCAGAATGCCGTCGAAGGCATCAAGAACAATGTCATGGGCACGCTGATCACCGCACAGGCGGCCGAAAAATACGGCGTGTCGAATTTCGTGCTGATCAGCACCGACAAGGCGGTCCGCCCGACCAATGTCATGGGCGCCAGCAAGCGGCTGGCCGAAATGGTACTGCAGGCGCTGGCATCCGAGTGTGCAGCCGGCCGCACGCACACCAATTTCTCGATGGTCCGCTTCGGCAATGTGCTCGGATCCTCCGGTTCCGTCGTGCCTCTGTTTCGCCAGCAGATCAGGGATGGTGGCCCGGTGACGCTGACGCATCCAGACATCACCCGCTACTTCATGACGATCTCCGAGGCCTCGCAGCTCGTCATCCAAGCCGGCGCCATGGCCGATGGCGGCGATGTCTTCCTGCTCGACATGGGCGAACCGGTACGCATTGCCGATCTGGCGCGCCGGATGATCGATCTCTCCGGCCTGACGCTGCGCAGCGACGACAATCCCGAAGGCGATATCGAGCTTTCCGTCACGGGTCTCAGGCCCGGCGAAAAGCTCTATGAGGAATTGCTGATCGGCGACAATCCCGAAACGACGGAGCATCCGCGCATCATGAAGGCGCGTGAGGATTTCCTCTTCTGGCCGGAGCTTTCCAAGCGGCTGAAGGTTCTCGATGCAGCCCTCGACCGCAACGACATACCGGCTGCCCGCCTGATGCTTGCCGAGCTCGTCTCCGGCTATGCCTCGACCGGCGAGATGACGGATCTCGCGCTGAGCGCTGCCGAGGCCACTACGGCCGCGTGA